The following nucleotide sequence is from Zea mays cultivar B73 chromosome 1, Zm-B73-REFERENCE-NAM-5.0, whole genome shotgun sequence.
CTAGAACTTATGATGCTTCAAAGGGTGAATTCTTCAAGTTGCGAGCTGCACTATTATGGACTATTACTGATTTCCCAGGTCTAGGATACACATCTGGATCTGTCACATCTGGTGAAGCAGCATGTCCTGATTGCAACTACCACACTTGTTCACTTAGACTTAGTAATGGCAGCAAGAATTGCTATATGGATCATCGTAGATTCTTGCTTGATGACCATCCATTTAGGTTTGACATTGATAGATTTGGTAAAACTGAGTTTAGGCCAGCACCTACTCCACTTTCTGGAGAACAAATTTTAGAGTGCACTAAAGATCTTAATCAAACTTTTGGCAAGGATCCATCTAGAAAGAAACCGACAAACAAGAGACGCAGGAAAGGGGAACCATTAGTCATTCTCAAAAGGAGATCTATTTGGTTTAAACTACCATACTGGAAAGATTTATTGTTGAGACATAATTTTGACATCATGCACATAGGGAAAAATGTGAGTGAAAGCTTACTTAATACATTCCTGGGCACAGATGGGAAATCAAAGGATAACTTGAATTCTCGGTTGGACCTTCAGGCCCTAGGTATTAGAAGTGATCTTCACCCTATTG
It contains:
- the LOC118475691 gene encoding uncharacterized protein isoform X1; its protein translation is MCMKQSNFILSLLIPGRNGPGSDMDVYFQPLVDDLQDMFVNGARTYDASKGEFFKLRAALLWTITDFPGLGYTSGSVTSGEAACPDCNYHTCSLRLSNGSKNCYMDHRRFLLDDHPFRFDIDRFGKTEFRPAPTPLSGEQILECTKDLNQTFGKDPSRKKPTNKRRRKGEPLVILKRRSIWFKLPYWKDLLLRHNFDIMHIGKNVSESLLNTFLGTDGKSKDNLNSRLDLQALGIRSDLHPIEVEDQLYLPPAPYSMSPAERKLFCQVLKGVKFLDGYAADIRHNVHVNERKIIGLKSHECHIILQHLLPLAVKKILPTIVSAGVIRISNFFKKLSAPVIRISDMKSLEADIAETLSFLETIFLPSFLILWYT